One genomic region from Mycobacterium basiliense encodes:
- the sucD gene encoding succinate--CoA ligase subunit alpha encodes MSIFLTKDNKVIVQGITGSEATVHTARMLKAGTQIVGGVNARKAGTTVTHEDKGGRLIKLPVFGSVAEAMEKTGADVSIIFVPPKFAKDAIIEAVDAEIPLLVVITEGIPVQDSAYAWAYNVAKGKKTRIIGPNCPGIITPGQALVGITPANITGAGPVGLVSKSGTLTYQMMFELRDFGFTTSIGIGGDPVIGTTHIDAIEAFEKDPDTKLIVMIGEIGGDAEERAADFIKANVSKPVVGYVAGFTAPEGKTMGHAGAIVSGSSGTAAAKKEALEAAGVQVGKTPSETAALARKILESL; translated from the coding sequence ATGTCCATATTCCTGACCAAAGACAACAAGGTCATCGTCCAGGGCATCACCGGCAGCGAGGCCACCGTCCACACCGCCCGCATGCTCAAGGCAGGCACCCAAATCGTTGGCGGCGTGAACGCGCGCAAGGCGGGCACCACGGTGACGCATGAGGACAAGGGTGGCCGGCTGATCAAGCTGCCGGTGTTCGGCAGCGTCGCGGAAGCGATGGAAAAGACCGGCGCCGATGTGTCGATCATCTTCGTACCGCCCAAGTTCGCCAAGGACGCGATCATCGAGGCCGTCGACGCCGAGATTCCGTTGCTGGTGGTCATCACCGAGGGCATTCCGGTACAGGACAGCGCGTATGCGTGGGCCTACAACGTGGCCAAGGGCAAAAAGACCCGCATTATCGGCCCCAACTGCCCGGGCATCATCACGCCGGGGCAGGCCCTGGTTGGCATCACTCCGGCCAACATCACCGGCGCCGGCCCGGTTGGGCTGGTGTCCAAGTCAGGCACCCTGACCTATCAGATGATGTTCGAGCTGCGCGACTTCGGTTTCACCACCTCAATCGGGATCGGTGGTGACCCGGTGATTGGTACCACGCACATCGACGCCATCGAGGCCTTCGAAAAGGACCCCGACACGAAGCTCATCGTGATGATCGGCGAGATCGGCGGAGACGCCGAGGAACGTGCGGCGGACTTCATCAAGGCCAATGTGTCCAAGCCGGTCGTAGGCTACGTCGCCGGCTTCACCGCTCCGGAAGGCAAGACAATGGGACATGCGGGTGCCATCGTGTCCGGCTCGTCGGGTACCGCGGCGGCCAAGAAAGAGGCACTCGAGGCGGCAGGCGTCCAGGTTGGCAAGACCCCGTCCGAGACGGCGGCCCTGGCCCGGAAGATCCTGGAAAGCCTCTAG
- a CDS encoding acetyl-CoA acetyltransferase — MDLDPHTPVVVGVGQAAERIDDSDYQGISAVELAAAAARVALVDCGADVGAAVDTVAGVRQFEISGPIAHAPLGRSNNYPRSVAKRIGADPARAILEIVGGQGPQHLINELAGAIVAGRSEVAMVFGSDATSTIRHFAEAASKPDFTETITGDLEDRGPGIEGLISRYTVIHGLVDAPTQYGLLENARRAATGLGPTEYLRRMGELFAPFTKVAAGNPFAAAPVERSVEELITVSERNRMIAEPYPRLLVARDQVNQGAATLLMSVAAARRLGVPQEKWVYLRGHADLQEQSLLARPELGQAPSAVLAAREALAVAGVGVDDITTFDLYSCFPVPVFNICDGLGIAPDDPRGLTLTGGLPFFGGAGNNYSMHAVAETVARMRSEPGRFGLVGANGGIMSKYSVGVYSTSPAEWQPDRSAELQTQVDGRSVQSVTEQADGPATVETYTVRRDGGRLTGIIIGRLVADDSRFLATTEDDELLTLLTEDDPLGHAVRVRSFDYGNRCFLR, encoded by the coding sequence ATGGATCTGGACCCGCATACGCCGGTCGTCGTTGGTGTAGGACAGGCCGCCGAGCGTATCGATGATTCTGACTACCAAGGGATATCGGCCGTCGAGCTGGCTGCCGCTGCGGCCCGGGTCGCCCTCGTCGACTGCGGTGCCGACGTTGGCGCGGCCGTCGACACGGTGGCCGGTGTCAGGCAATTCGAGATTTCCGGGCCAATCGCCCACGCGCCGTTGGGTCGGTCCAACAATTACCCGCGATCGGTGGCCAAACGGATTGGGGCCGATCCGGCCCGCGCGATCCTGGAGATCGTCGGCGGTCAAGGGCCCCAGCACCTGATCAACGAGCTGGCCGGCGCGATTGTGGCAGGCCGCTCCGAAGTCGCCATGGTCTTTGGCTCCGATGCGACGTCGACCATCCGTCACTTCGCCGAGGCCGCCAGCAAGCCGGACTTCACCGAGACCATTACCGGTGATTTGGAAGACCGCGGGCCCGGCATCGAAGGCCTCATTTCCCGCTACACGGTGATTCACGGCCTGGTGGATGCACCGACCCAGTACGGCCTGTTGGAAAACGCCCGACGGGCCGCAACGGGTCTTGGGCCGACGGAATACCTGCGCCGGATGGGTGAACTGTTCGCGCCGTTCACCAAGGTGGCCGCGGGCAATCCCTTCGCGGCCGCGCCGGTCGAGCGAAGCGTTGAGGAACTGATCACCGTCTCGGAGCGCAACCGCATGATCGCCGAGCCCTACCCGCGGCTGCTGGTAGCCCGCGATCAGGTAAACCAGGGTGCGGCGACGCTGCTGATGTCGGTGGCCGCGGCACGCCGGCTGGGGGTCCCCCAGGAAAAGTGGGTTTATCTACGCGGGCACGCCGACCTGCAGGAGCAGTCCCTGCTGGCGCGCCCGGAGCTTGGGCAGGCCCCGTCGGCCGTCCTGGCGGCCCGCGAGGCATTGGCGGTGGCTGGCGTCGGCGTCGACGACATCACCACCTTCGACCTGTATAGCTGCTTCCCGGTGCCGGTGTTCAACATCTGCGACGGTCTAGGGATCGCCCCCGACGACCCGCGTGGACTGACCCTGACGGGCGGACTGCCATTCTTCGGCGGAGCGGGCAACAACTACTCGATGCACGCCGTTGCCGAGACGGTCGCCCGGATGCGAAGCGAGCCTGGGCGATTCGGGTTGGTGGGAGCCAACGGCGGAATCATGAGCAAGTACTCGGTCGGGGTTTATTCCACCAGCCCGGCGGAATGGCAGCCGGACCGCAGCGCCGAATTGCAGACACAAGTCGACGGCCGATCCGTCCAATCGGTGACCGAACAGGCCGACGGCCCCGCGACGGTCGAGACTTACACCGTTCGGCGCGACGGTGGGCGGCTGACCGGAATCATCATCGGCCGCCTAGTCGCCGACGACAGCCGATTTCTTGCCACGACCGAAGACGATGAGCTGCTCACCCTGCTGACGGAGGACGATCCACTGGGGCATGCGGTCCGAGTGCGCTCATTCGACTACGGAAATCGCTGTTTCCTCCGCTGA
- a CDS encoding PPE domain-containing protein codes for MAAGAPYASGLSARPQAAGAAGKAEAMASVFEAARAATVVPAAIAANRDTLVQMVMSNLFGHDNVGFGNAGSFNVGSGNAGSGNVGYENAGGVNVGLGSLGSGNTGFLNSGSVNTGAMNSGNPNTGAGYGNSGFNNNGNSNSGTATTTRESRTPAPRVRLSEISAPTKRVSKYRWRQYGIRHQQLRRPQPGRPAIGLGQLTTPCRCPSVRPVRARSSAIGGKFGRT; via the coding sequence GTGGCTGCCGGCGCCCCGTACGCGAGTGGGCTGAGTGCGCGGCCACAGGCCGCGGGTGCGGCCGGCAAGGCCGAGGCGATGGCGAGCGTGTTCGAGGCGGCGCGGGCGGCGACGGTGGTGCCGGCGGCGATCGCGGCTAATCGAGATACGTTGGTGCAGATGGTGATGTCGAATCTATTCGGTCACGACAACGTCGGTTTCGGCAACGCCGGCAGCTTCAACGTGGGCTCCGGTAACGCAGGATCTGGAAACGTCGGCTACGAGAATGCCGGCGGCGTCAACGTGGGTCTCGGAAGCTTGGGCTCGGGCAATACCGGGTTCCTAAACTCGGGCAGCGTAAACACCGGAGCCATGAACTCGGGTAATCCGAACACGGGCGCCGGCTATGGAAACTCGGGCTTCAACAACAACGGCAACAGCAACTCGGGAACGGCAACAACAACTCGGGAATCCAGAACACCGGCACCTCGAGTGCGGTTGTCGGAAATATCGGCACCAACCAAACGGGTTTCCAAGTACCGGTGGCGCCAATACGGGATCCGCCACCAACAGCTTCGGCGGCCTCAACCAGGGCGACCAGCAATCGGGCTTGGGCAGCTAACCACGCCGTGTCGCTGCCCGAGTGTTCGACCGGTCCGTGCGAGGTCGTCGGCGATCGGCGGTAAGTTTGGACGGACATGA
- the pcrA gene encoding DNA helicase PcrA, whose amino-acid sequence MSVHATDADQLLEGLNPQQRQAVVHEGSPLLIVAGAGSGKTAVLTRRIAYLIADRGVGVGQILAITFTNKAAAEMRERVVGLVGDRARYMWVSTFHSTCVRILRNQASLIEGLNSNFSIYDADDSRRLLQMIGRDMGLDIKRYSPRLLANAISNLKNELIDPHQAVSDLTDESDDLSRTVASVFGEYQRRLRAANALDFDDLIGETVAVLQTFPDIAQYYRRRFRHVLVDEYQDTNHAQYVLVRELVGRDTEDGVPPGQLCVVGDADQSIYAFRGATIRNIEDFERDYPDATTILLEQNYRSTQNILSAANSVIARNSGRRDKRLWTDAGEGELIVGYVADNEHDEARFVAEEIDALAERGDITYNDVAVFYRTNNSSRSLEEVFIRAGIPYKVVGGVRFYERKEIRDIVAYLRVLDNPGDAVSMRRILNTPRRGIGDRAEACVAVYAENTGASFADALQAAADGKVPMLNSRAEKAIAGFVEMLDELRGRLDDDLGDLVESVLERTGYRRELEASTDPQELARLDNLNELVSVAHEFSTDQANAAAVEPEEEDVPDTGVLAAFLERVSLVADTDEIPEHSAGVVTLMTLHTAKGLEFPVVFVTGWEDGMFPHMRALDDPTELSEERRLAYVGITRARQRLYVSRAIVRSSWGQPMLNPESRFLREIPQELVNWRRLAPKPSFSAPVSGAGRFGTPRSAPNRSGTSKRPLLVLQPGDRVTHDKYGLGRVEEVSGVGESAMSLIDFGSSGRVKLMHNHAPVAKL is encoded by the coding sequence ATGAGTGTGCACGCGACCGATGCCGACCAATTGCTAGAAGGTCTCAACCCGCAACAGCGCCAGGCGGTGGTGCATGAGGGTTCGCCGCTGCTGATCGTCGCCGGAGCAGGTTCCGGCAAGACTGCGGTGTTGACCCGGCGCATCGCCTATCTGATCGCTGACCGCGGCGTGGGGGTCGGCCAGATTTTGGCCATTACCTTCACCAACAAGGCCGCTGCCGAGATGCGCGAGCGGGTGGTAGGCCTGGTCGGCGACCGGGCCCGGTATATGTGGGTGTCCACGTTTCACTCCACCTGCGTGCGGATCTTGCGCAACCAGGCGTCGCTGATCGAAGGCCTCAATTCGAACTTTTCGATCTACGATGCCGACGACTCGCGGCGTCTACTGCAAATGATCGGTCGCGACATGGGCCTGGACATCAAGCGATACTCGCCGCGGCTGCTGGCCAACGCCATTTCGAACCTGAAGAACGAGTTGATCGACCCGCATCAGGCGGTGTCGGATCTAACAGATGAGTCCGATGACCTGTCGCGCACCGTCGCCTCCGTGTTTGGCGAATATCAGCGCCGCCTGCGTGCGGCCAATGCGCTGGACTTCGACGACCTCATCGGCGAGACGGTCGCGGTGCTGCAGACCTTCCCGGACATCGCCCAGTACTACCGGCGGCGGTTTCGGCACGTTCTGGTCGATGAATACCAGGACACCAACCACGCCCAGTATGTTCTGGTGCGGGAGTTGGTCGGCCGTGACACCGAAGACGGTGTGCCACCCGGACAGTTATGTGTGGTCGGCGATGCAGACCAGTCGATCTACGCGTTCCGAGGCGCCACCATTCGCAATATCGAAGACTTCGAGCGCGACTACCCGGACGCCACAACGATTCTGCTGGAACAGAACTACCGCTCGACGCAGAACATTCTGTCCGCGGCCAATTCGGTGATCGCCCGCAACTCCGGGCGCCGAGACAAGCGGTTATGGACCGACGCGGGCGAAGGCGAGCTGATCGTCGGCTACGTCGCCGACAACGAACATGACGAGGCCAGGTTTGTTGCCGAAGAGATCGATGCGCTGGCCGAGCGCGGCGATATCACCTACAACGATGTCGCGGTTTTCTACCGCACCAATAATTCTTCGCGGTCGCTGGAAGAGGTGTTTATCCGCGCCGGAATTCCGTACAAAGTCGTCGGCGGAGTGCGTTTTTACGAGCGCAAGGAAATTCGTGACATCGTCGCCTACCTGCGTGTGCTGGACAATCCCGGCGATGCGGTCAGCATGCGGCGCATCCTCAACACGCCGCGGCGCGGCATCGGTGATCGCGCCGAGGCGTGCGTAGCGGTGTACGCCGAGAACACCGGCGCCAGCTTCGCTGACGCGTTGCAGGCCGCCGCCGATGGCAAAGTGCCGATGCTCAACAGTCGCGCCGAGAAGGCGATTGCGGGATTTGTCGAGATGCTCGACGAACTGCGCGGACGCCTCGACGATGATCTCGGCGATTTGGTCGAGTCGGTGCTCGAACGCACCGGCTACCGCCGGGAGCTGGAAGCGTCCACCGACCCCCAGGAGCTTGCCCGGCTGGACAACCTGAACGAACTCGTCAGCGTCGCACACGAATTCAGCACCGACCAAGCCAATGCGGCCGCGGTCGAACCCGAGGAAGAAGACGTGCCGGACACCGGTGTGCTGGCCGCGTTTTTGGAAAGGGTGTCGCTGGTTGCCGACACCGACGAAATTCCGGAGCACAGCGCTGGTGTGGTCACGCTGATGACCCTGCACACCGCCAAGGGTCTGGAGTTCCCGGTGGTGTTTGTGACCGGCTGGGAGGACGGAATGTTCCCCCACATGCGTGCGCTGGATGATCCGACCGAACTCTCCGAGGAGCGGCGGCTGGCCTACGTTGGCATCACCAGGGCGCGGCAACGGCTCTACGTCAGCAGAGCCATCGTCCGGTCTTCGTGGGGACAGCCGATGCTCAACCCGGAATCACGCTTTCTGCGGGAGATTCCGCAGGAACTTGTCAACTGGCGGCGCCTTGCGCCCAAGCCGTCGTTCAGTGCTCCGGTGAGCGGTGCCGGCCGGTTCGGTACACCGCGATCGGCGCCGAACCGCTCGGGGACCAGCAAGCGCCCGCTGCTGGTGCTGCAGCCGGGCGATCGAGTGACACATGACAAGTACGGCCTGGGCCGGGTCGAAGAAGTCTCCGGTGTCGGCGAGTCGGCGATGTCGCTGATCGACTTCGGTAGCTCGGGGCGGGTGAAGCTCATGCACAACCACGCCCCGGTCGCCAAGCTCTAG
- a CDS encoding DUF5336 domain-containing protein → MTYSPGSPGYPPAQPAGSYGGATPSFAKADDGDSKLSMYLGIAVVGLGFLAYLASFGPMFTISSELGGASSEASGDTILAVAMALLAALLAGVSLLPKIKSYVPVVAVISVLGVFLMISSTFNKPSAFSTGWALWIVLVCIVFQAVAAVGALLMDAGVISAPAPRPKFDAYGQYGQYGQYGQFGGQPGGYYGQPGAQQPAPNPQQSPQQPSGYGSQYGGYSSGQGSNPSSGGFSAQPPAQSPPQQMHQGPSTPPTGFPSFSPPPPVNAGSGSQGGSAPVNYASPSGGQQNYGQGQQSSPGSAPV, encoded by the coding sequence ATGACCTACTCGCCGGGTAGTCCCGGATATCCGCCCGCGCAACCGGCCGGCTCCTACGGGGGCGCCACGCCCTCTTTCGCCAAGGCCGACGACGGCGACAGCAAGTTGTCGATGTACCTGGGCATCGCGGTGGTGGGACTTGGCTTTCTGGCCTATCTCGCCAGCTTCGGCCCGATGTTCACGATCAGCTCCGAACTCGGCGGGGCTAGCAGCGAAGCCTCGGGTGACACGATCCTGGCCGTCGCCATGGCGCTGCTGGCAGCGCTGCTCGCCGGCGTGAGTCTGCTGCCCAAAATCAAAAGTTATGTGCCGGTCGTTGCGGTCATCTCGGTACTGGGTGTTTTTCTGATGATTTCGTCGACATTCAACAAGCCGAGCGCCTTTTCGACCGGTTGGGCACTGTGGATTGTTTTGGTATGCATAGTGTTCCAGGCGGTCGCGGCAGTCGGTGCGCTGCTGATGGATGCCGGTGTCATCTCGGCGCCGGCGCCACGGCCGAAATTCGACGCCTATGGCCAGTACGGCCAGTACGGGCAATACGGACAGTTCGGCGGTCAGCCGGGCGGGTACTACGGTCAGCCGGGTGCGCAACAGCCTGCTCCCAACCCGCAGCAGTCACCCCAGCAGCCGTCGGGATACGGTTCGCAGTACGGCGGTTATTCATCCGGCCAAGGCTCGAACCCGTCGAGCGGCGGTTTCAGTGCCCAGCCCCCTGCACAGTCACCGCCGCAGCAAATGCATCAGGGTCCGTCCACCCCACCCACCGGGTTCCCGAGCTTCAGCCCACCACCGCCGGTCAACGCCGGATCGGGCTCTCAGGGAGGTTCGGCGCCGGTTAACTACGCCAGCCCTAGCGGGGGACAGCAGAATTACGGCCAGGGTCAGCAATCGTCACCTGGGTCGGCGCCGGTCTAA
- a CDS encoding LLM class F420-dependent oxidoreductase gives MDYGLVLFTSDRGISPAAAAKLADDHGFQTFYVPEHTHIPIKREAAHPTTGDESLPDDRYMRTLDPWVSLGAAAAVTSRVRLSTAVALPVEHDPITLAKSIATLDHLSGGRVSVGVGFGWNTDELADHGVPPGRRRTMLREYLEAMRALWSQEEAAYDGEFVKFGPSWAWPKPVQSHIPVLVGAAGTEKNFKWIARSADGWITTPRDFDIDEPVKLLQETWAAAGRDGTPQIVALDFKPVPEKLAHWEQLGVTEVLFGLPDRSADEVAAYVERLAGKIAAMA, from the coding sequence ATGGACTACGGGCTTGTGCTTTTCACCAGCGACCGCGGCATCTCTCCGGCGGCAGCCGCGAAACTCGCCGACGACCACGGCTTTCAGACCTTTTACGTGCCCGAACACACCCATATCCCGATTAAGCGCGAAGCGGCCCATCCGACGACGGGCGATGAGTCGCTGCCCGACGACCGCTACATGCGCACGCTGGACCCGTGGGTGAGCCTAGGCGCGGCAGCTGCGGTGACGTCGCGGGTCCGGCTGTCGACGGCCGTCGCGCTACCCGTGGAGCATGACCCGATAACGCTCGCCAAAAGCATTGCCACGCTGGATCATTTGTCGGGGGGCCGGGTCAGCGTGGGCGTGGGATTTGGTTGGAACACCGATGAGCTCGCCGACCACGGCGTGCCACCCGGACGACGCCGCACCATGTTGCGCGAATATCTGGAAGCGATGCGCGCGTTGTGGAGCCAGGAGGAAGCCGCCTACGACGGCGAGTTCGTCAAGTTCGGGCCCAGCTGGGCCTGGCCCAAGCCGGTGCAGTCGCACATTCCAGTATTGGTGGGAGCCGCGGGTACCGAGAAGAACTTCAAGTGGATCGCGCGCAGCGCCGACGGCTGGATTACCACTCCGCGCGACTTCGACATCGACGAGCCAGTGAAATTGCTGCAGGAAACGTGGGCTGCCGCCGGACGCGACGGGACCCCGCAGATCGTCGCTCTGGACTTCAAGCCGGTACCGGAGAAGTTGGCTCACTGGGAACAGCTCGGCGTCACCGAGGTGCTGTTCGGACTGCCCGACCGCTCTGCGGACGAGGTCGCCGCCTACGTGGAACGCCTGGCCGGCAAGATTGCCGCGATGGCCTGA
- the sucC gene encoding ADP-forming succinate--CoA ligase subunit beta, which translates to MDLFEYQAKELFAKHNVPSTPGRVTDTAEGARAIATEIGRPVMVKAQVKIGGRGKAGGVKFAETPGDAYEHAQNILGLDIKGHIVKKLLVAEASDIAEEYYISFLLDRANRTYLAMCSVEGGMDIEEVAATKPDRLAKVPVDAVTGVDEAFARSIAEQGHLPAEVLDTAAVTISKLWELFVAEDATLVEVNPLVRTPDDQILALDAKITLDANADFRHPDHAEFEDRGATDPLELKAKEHDLNYVKLDGQVGIIGNGAGLVMSTLDVVAYAGEKHGGVKPANFLDIGGGASAEVMAAGLDVILGDAQVKSVFVNVFGGITSCDAVATGIVKALEILGDEANKPLVVRLDGNNVEEGRRILTEANHPLVTLVPTMDEAADKAAELASA; encoded by the coding sequence ATGGATCTCTTCGAGTATCAAGCCAAGGAATTGTTCGCCAAGCACAATGTACCGAGTACGCCGGGGCGGGTGACTGACACCGCCGAGGGGGCGCGTGCCATCGCGACGGAAATCGGCCGTCCGGTGATGGTCAAGGCCCAGGTCAAGATCGGCGGCCGGGGCAAGGCCGGCGGGGTCAAGTTCGCCGAAACGCCCGGGGACGCCTACGAGCACGCCCAGAACATCCTCGGCTTGGATATCAAGGGCCACATCGTCAAGAAACTCTTGGTGGCCGAGGCCAGCGACATCGCCGAGGAGTACTACATCTCCTTCTTGCTCGACCGCGCGAACCGCACCTACCTGGCGATGTGCTCGGTGGAGGGTGGCATGGACATTGAGGAGGTGGCCGCGACCAAACCCGATCGACTGGCCAAGGTCCCGGTGGATGCGGTCACCGGTGTCGACGAGGCGTTCGCACGCTCCATCGCCGAGCAGGGCCACCTGCCGGCCGAGGTGCTCGACACCGCCGCGGTCACCATCTCCAAGCTGTGGGAACTCTTCGTTGCCGAGGACGCCACCCTGGTTGAAGTCAACCCGCTGGTCCGCACCCCGGACGACCAGATTCTGGCGCTGGACGCCAAGATCACGCTGGACGCCAACGCCGACTTCCGGCACCCCGATCACGCCGAGTTCGAGGACCGTGGGGCCACCGACCCGCTCGAACTCAAGGCCAAGGAGCACGACCTGAACTACGTCAAGCTCGACGGTCAGGTCGGCATCATCGGCAACGGCGCCGGCCTGGTGATGTCGACCCTCGATGTCGTCGCCTACGCCGGGGAAAAGCACGGGGGAGTCAAGCCCGCCAATTTCCTCGACATCGGCGGTGGTGCTTCCGCCGAAGTGATGGCCGCCGGGTTGGACGTGATCTTGGGAGACGCACAGGTCAAGAGCGTGTTCGTAAATGTGTTCGGTGGAATTACCTCGTGCGATGCCGTGGCCACCGGGATCGTCAAGGCGCTCGAAATCCTGGGCGATGAGGCCAACAAGCCGCTGGTGGTCCGCCTTGACGGCAACAACGTCGAGGAAGGCCGTCGCATCCTGACGGAGGCCAACCATCCACTCGTGACCTTGGTGCCGACGATGGACGAGGCCGCCGACAAGGCCGCCGAGCTGGCGAGCGCCTGA
- a CDS encoding M23 family metallopeptidase has product MSQHPSGRSAAAAPHASRNRWLQHHRNEVTEIIPLDGFDELDDAELADLDELDFGGPDFDMGTELLQAPELDDLDDVDDLSPARLAAPAEQRVGVIAEPEAKPLAPRFHATDVTPVARRGGQHRKQPTSAAKGRLLISSMAAGAAAAAAHTVLHQSDTTSADTVLTANASALTGGSSGSEPRGAQVIAAQPAADAAVHNAEFARGVAFAQERAQREARLQQPLYVLPTKGIFTSNFGYRWGVLHAGIDLANSIGTPIYAVSDGVVIDAGPTAGYGMWVKLRHADGTVTLYGHVNTTLVSVGQRVMAGDQIATMGNRGFSTGPHLHFEVLQGGTERIDPVPWLAKRGLFVGNYAG; this is encoded by the coding sequence TTGTCCCAGCACCCTTCAGGCCGCTCTGCTGCCGCAGCGCCTCACGCATCGCGCAATCGTTGGCTTCAACATCACCGTAACGAAGTCACCGAAATCATCCCCCTGGATGGCTTCGACGAACTCGACGACGCCGAACTCGCCGACCTCGATGAATTGGACTTCGGCGGTCCCGATTTCGACATGGGCACCGAGCTCTTGCAAGCTCCCGAGCTCGACGATCTGGATGACGTCGACGATCTGTCCCCCGCCCGGCTGGCCGCTCCCGCCGAGCAGCGGGTTGGGGTGATCGCCGAGCCCGAGGCCAAACCACTTGCTCCGCGCTTCCATGCCACCGACGTCACCCCGGTGGCGCGCCGCGGCGGTCAACACCGCAAGCAGCCCACCAGCGCGGCAAAGGGACGCCTGCTGATCTCGTCTATGGCCGCCGGCGCAGCGGCCGCCGCAGCCCACACCGTGCTCCATCAATCCGATACCACCAGTGCCGACACCGTGCTGACCGCTAATGCGTCGGCGCTCACCGGCGGGTCGAGCGGCAGCGAGCCCCGCGGCGCCCAGGTGATCGCGGCACAGCCGGCGGCCGATGCGGCGGTACACAACGCGGAGTTCGCGCGGGGCGTGGCGTTCGCCCAAGAACGGGCTCAGCGTGAAGCTCGACTGCAACAGCCACTGTACGTTTTGCCGACCAAAGGCATATTCACCTCGAATTTCGGATATCGCTGGGGCGTCCTGCACGCCGGTATCGACCTGGCCAACTCGATCGGAACCCCGATCTATGCGGTGTCGGACGGTGTCGTCATCGACGCCGGCCCCACCGCCGGTTATGGCATGTGGGTCAAGCTGCGCCACGCCGACGGCACCGTTACGCTCTACGGTCACGTCAACACCACGTTGGTCAGCGTCGGACAGCGGGTGATGGCCGGGGACCAGATAGCCACGATGGGCAACCGGGGTTTCTCCACCGGACCACACCTGCACTTCGAGGTTCTCCAGGGCGGCACTGAGCGGATTGACCCCGTGCCGTGGCTCGCCAAGCGTGGACTTTTTGTCGGCAACTACGCCGGCTGA
- a CDS encoding esterase family protein, which yields MEVAKAARAARALQSRRLIITSAAALLALVTALTGSSATCSAWSRRGLQIEYLLVPSPSMHRQVKVEFQGGGPHAVYLLDGMLARDDYNGWDIHTPAFEWFDQSGLSAILPTGGKASFYSNWYRPAVGNGGTWTYKWETFLTQELPEWLETNKGVSQMANAVVGASMAGSAALILAAKHPDNFVYASSMSGFLNLSAGQWPSLVGVAQLGAGGFRSDAMWGPPTDPAWAEHDPTVNAAKLVSHNTRIWVYSGNGTPSAELGGSDKPGADLLENATRVSNKAFQSKYQASGGYNGVFNFPDNGLHTWEYWGAQLQAMLPDLRRVLGAA from the coding sequence ATGGAGGTAGCAAAGGCAGCCAGAGCAGCCAGGGCATTGCAATCGCGCCGTCTGATAATTACCTCAGCGGCAGCTTTGCTCGCGCTGGTCACTGCGCTGACCGGCAGTTCGGCTACCTGCTCCGCGTGGTCGCGACGCGGTCTGCAAATCGAGTACCTGCTGGTCCCGTCTCCGTCGATGCACCGCCAGGTCAAGGTGGAGTTTCAAGGCGGCGGTCCCCACGCGGTTTATCTGCTCGACGGCATGCTGGCCCGCGACGACTACAACGGATGGGACATCCATACCCCGGCGTTCGAGTGGTTCGACCAGTCGGGCCTGTCCGCCATCCTGCCCACCGGCGGAAAAGCGAGTTTCTACTCCAACTGGTACCGGCCCGCGGTCGGCAACGGGGGCACCTGGACCTACAAGTGGGAGACCTTCCTCACCCAGGAACTACCCGAGTGGTTGGAGACAAACAAGGGCGTCAGCCAGATGGCCAACGCCGTGGTGGGCGCGTCAATGGCGGGGTCGGCGGCGCTGATCCTGGCGGCCAAACACCCGGACAACTTCGTCTACGCGTCCTCCATGTCTGGCTTCCTCAACCTATCCGCGGGGCAATGGCCATCGCTGGTCGGTGTCGCGCAGCTGGGCGCGGGCGGCTTTCGCTCCGACGCTATGTGGGGTCCGCCGACTGACCCGGCCTGGGCCGAACACGACCCGACCGTCAATGCCGCGAAGCTGGTCTCGCACAACACCCGCATCTGGGTGTATTCGGGCAACGGCACGCCCTCGGCCGAGTTGGGGGGCAGCGACAAACCTGGGGCCGATCTACTGGAAAACGCCACCCGCGTGAGCAACAAGGCGTTTCAGAGCAAATACCAGGCGTCCGGCGGCTATAACGGGGTGTTCAATTTTCCGGACAATGGACTGCATACCTGGGAATACTGGGGCGCCCAGTTGCAGGCCATGCTGCCGGATCTGCGGCGAGTGTTGGGTGCCGCGTAG
- a CDS encoding chorismate mutase, with protein sequence MRPEPPPHDNAEIAEMNTETDEPVETEPLPTIEELRDEIDRLDSAILAAVKRRAEVSQAIGKARMASGGTRLVHNREMKVIERYSELGPDGKDLAMLLLRLGRGRLGH encoded by the coding sequence ATGAGACCAGAACCCCCACCTCACGACAATGCGGAGATAGCAGAAATGAACACCGAGACCGATGAACCTGTGGAAACCGAACCCCTGCCCACCATCGAAGAGCTGCGCGACGAGATAGATCGCCTGGACAGCGCGATCCTGGCCGCAGTCAAGCGCCGCGCCGAGGTATCCCAGGCAATCGGCAAAGCGCGAATGGCCTCCGGCGGCACCCGGCTAGTGCATAACCGGGAGATGAAAGTGATCGAACGTTACAGCGAACTGGGACCCGACGGTAAGGACCTGGCGATGCTGCTGTTGCGCCTGGGTAGAGGACGACTCGGCCACTAA